The genomic segment AAAATCTAATTGCGCTACGTCATTATAATTTGTTCCAGGTGGAATAATGATATTTCCGTTTGCATCTTTTTGATACCAATTTGGATGTTCTGTAATCCAGTTATTATCCCAAGCCGTATGATTAGCAACCCAGTCTAAAACGACAGCCATGTTCTTTTTGTGCGCTTCTTCAACCAAAGTCTGAAGATCTTGTAAAGTTCCGAAATCAGGATTTACTGCTTTATAATCTTTTACTGCGTAAGGCGATCCTAATTCTCCCGAAGCTTTTACTTTTCCGACAGGGTAAACCGGCATTAAATACACCACATTTGCCCCAAGTTCCTGAATTTGTGTTAATCTGTCCTGAACTCCTTTTAAAGTTCCGGCCTGACTAAAAGCACGAATATTTACCTGATAAATTATGGCATCTTCCTTCTTTGGCATTTTTTCAAAAGGAGTTCCATATTGTGTATACGGAGAGTCTGAACTTGTATCGTCATCAGAAGAACTGCAGGAAATAAAGGCTACTGCCAGCAGCAATGTATAAACGATTTTTATATTAAATTTCATATTTCTTTGAATTTAGTTGTAATAGCCGGAAGTTTAAGATAGCCTGCCTTTTGCTCAAGAAAGGCAGGTATCACTCAAACTAATCTAGCTTTGTTACAATGTTAGATTATTTTTTAACGATCGATGTAACAGCAGTTGCAGGATAACCTGTTGTTGCCGGATCTGTTTCGATAATTTTAAAAGTTACTTCATAAGTTCCCGCTTCACCAATTGTGTAAGCTCCTCCATTATCAAGGTTTACGATATTTGTTGAAGGATCTGCCGGTCCGTAATTAATTGTCCATGCATCATTCAATCTGAATTTTAATGCACCAGGCAATAAATTAGCTGTTATTTTCCACGTTTGAGAAACATGATCGTATGACATTGGAACAGAATGATTCCATCCATAATTTGGATCTCCGGCTGTTTGATCTGCTGTTGCAGATGCTGGTCCGACAATTCCCCAGGCATACGGCGTCTGGCTCCATTTTAGAGTATTTAGATTTACTTTTATTTGATATGAACCTGCACCCGGAAGTACAAAATCTGTATCGCTCATATTTTGTAAATCATTATTTGTAGCTCCTGCACCGTAGAATTGTGCCCAGTTTCTGGCTGTATTTAATTTAAATCCAGGACCTGCTCCAACAGGAACAGTCATGTATCCTTGGTAAACACCTTTTTGAATTGCTGTTAAAGGAGCAGCGGTTTCAATAGCCCATCCCTGATAACTTCCCGGCATATAAATTTCGCCAAAAACAACACTTTTTTCGTATGGTGTAATAGTTAAAGTAATAGGGTTTGAATAGATTTTACGATCCATTGCAGCTTCTACACGAACTACTAATTTCCCAGCTACATTTGGCTCAAGCCCTAAATCGACAGCGATTTTATTTAAATCTCGGCCAATTAAAGTTTTGCTTAAAACATCTGAACCTACTTCAATTCGTTTTGCTTTTTGCCATGCATTGCTTCCGCCAGTATCTCCAACTAAATCAAACTGAATAGCATACGTTACCGGAGCTTCGATAGGAAAAGAAACAGAAGGCCATGAAAGAAGTAAAACCTGATCGTCTGCAGTATCTTCTGTCAATACTAATGTGCTTGATGAAGCTGTAATTTCAGAAGGAAAACTAACCGATTTTAATGTCGTTAATTCGGCATTGCTGTCACAGGAAGAACCCAGAAAAAGCACGCTGCCTAATAAGATTAATTTATTGATATATTTTTTCATGATAGTTTTGTTTTTAGTAACCCGGGTTTTGTTTTAATCCTAGATTAGCATTTAATGCTGAGGTTGGAATTGGGAACAATTTTCTGTAAGCAGGCGACGCAGGTCTGAATTCGTTTGCTAGTAAAAATTTATCAAAACGAATCATATCTTGTCTTCTGTGTCCTTCCCAGTTCAATTCGAATCCTCTTTCATTGTAAATATCATCAAGAGTAGGGTTGTGGTCTAATGCTTCTAGTCCTGCACGTTGTCTGATTTGATCAATAAAAGGTTTTGCAGCGCCCGGATTTCCTAAACGTGCATTACATTCTGCCATCATTAAAATTACATCAGCATATCTGAAAATTGGAAAATCGTTAGAAGCTCCTCCACCTGTTCTTGGCGCTGCAGGATAAAACTTCACGTTACGAACTCCAGCTTGTGGATCTGCTCCCGGATTGTCAAGAGAAGCTACATCAAGTGTATAATTGAATCCGCCTGGCTGTTCTCCAAACAAAAACTGTTTTCTGCGAATGTCATTGGCATCATATTTTAAGAAAAATTCTTTAGGAACAATTGTACCGTTCCATCCGCTGTATCCAAATAAAGCCTGTGCGTGTGCTCCGTATAAACTACGAACTGCATAAACGTTACGAGAAACAACGTCAAGTGTTGCGTAAATTGAAAGTATAGTTTCATCTTCCGGAAGTACATCTCCAAATAATTCATAATATTTACTTCCAAGAGGATTTGCCGCATCGGCTGCGCCAGAATGAAGCGTAAATCCGCCCTCGGCAACTTTGTTACAAGCAGCTAAAGCTTCATTCCATTTTGGAGTTCCTGTGTAAACTCCAGCGTTTAAATATACTTTTGCCAGTAAAGTATAGCCAGCCCATTTGTTGAATCTTCCATAGTAATTTCCGCCTCTTGTTCCAGAAAGCTGATCTACATTTTCAGTTAGTTCTTTTACGATAAAATCATAAACTTCTTTACGGCTTGACTGCGGAATTTTATCCACTGTAATATTATTGTCTGTAAAAAATGGAACATCTCCATAATCATCAATCAATAAATAATAAAAGAAAGCTCTTAATACTTTTGCTTCGGCAATTTTTGAAGTTTCAGCATTTGATTTTTCTAATAAACTAACGGCTAAATTGGCATTGAAAACCGCTTTGTATAACCAGTTCCATGTATTGTTGATAATGAAATCTGTAGGCAGCCATTCGTGTTTGTGCAAACGGGCAAAATCCTGCTGCCAGTCGCCTGTATTTCTATGTGGAATAACCTGCTCGTCTGATGACATACAGTTCATGTCGTACCAGCCATTATCTGCTCCCGCGTAACCAACACCTGATGCATTTTCTCTTACGAATTCACCCGGAATTTGTGCATATACGTTTGCAAGAGCAATATCAGCACCTTCAGGAGTTCCGTAAAATTCATCTGCAGGATATTTATCGTATACATTTTCGCTTACATCCGTACAGCTGAAAAGGGCAAGAAAACAAACGCTTCCTGCTATTACTATATTTTTAATTTTCATCTTTTTTTACTATTTAAATTTTACAGTCAAACCAAACGCCACACTTCTGGTACGAGGATAAATTCCTTTATCGCCTCCAAAACTGTCTCCACTTCCGCTTACATTTAATTCAGGATCAATTCCTGTATAATCTGTAATCAGGAATAAGTTGTTTCCTGTAAGTGAAAGTCTGATGGTATCAATATATTTATCTGTAAAACGGAAACTGTATCCGGCTGTAAGGTTTTCTAAACGAATGAATGAACCATCTTCTAACCATAAATCAGAACCGTAAGGAGAAGTATAAATTCCCTGATCTACTGCACTTGCCAAAATATTCGATTTACCAATATTTTCCATTCTGCTTAAGTTTGAACGTAAACTATTGTAAACTTTATTTCCGCCAGAACCTCTTATCAACATCGAAGCATCGAAGTTTTTATATCTGTAAGATGGGTTAAATGCGAAAGTATAAGTTGGTAAAGCTGAGCCTGCGTAATAACGATCCGGACTTCTTGTTCCCTGATCAATTATTCCGTTTCCGTCACGATCTAAAACCGTTTCAACATTGTTTTGATTTTTTCCTGTATGCTCTAGTATGTAAAAAGCTCCAATTGGTTTTCCTTTCACTAAATAAGAGTTTTCAGCTCCCCAGCCTACATAATCGGTATTTAAAGGAACTCCGTTTATGCTTCCGCTTAAATTAAGCACTTCGTTTTTCATGAAAGAAGCGTTTGCTGCCAAAGTAAGTGTACTGTTTTGTGTTTTAATTACGTCATAAGCCAAAGCAATCTCAATACCTTTGTTTGAAATACTTCCCACGTTTGCCATAATACGATCGTGTGGAAACGGAGGCTGAGGTACTACATAATTAAATAAAAGATTTTCAGTTTTAGAAGTATAAACATCAACAGTTCCTCTTAATCTATTGTCTAGAAGGGCAAAATCAAGACCTAAGTTGGTTTGTTTTTTAGTTTCCCATTTCAAATCGGCATTGGCATTTTGGCTAACACTGTAATTTGGGATCTGCTGACCGCCAAAATAAGTGGTTCCTGAACTTCCAACCAAAGCGATTGACTGCTGTGGATTTAATCCTTGCTGATTTCCGGTAACTCCATAACCTGCACGAACTTTTAATTCATCAAACAAAGTTTGGTTTTGCATAAAAGGTTCTTTGTTAATCTGCCACGCAACTGATGCTGAAGGGAAATTTCCCCATTTATTATTAGCACCAAAAACTGTAGAACCATCACGACGAATACTTGCAGTAAGCAAATAACGATCTAATAAAGAGTAATTTGCTCTTGCCAAAAATGAAACTAAACTTCTGTCGTTTTTGTATGAAGTAATATCGCCCGGTCTAACATTTGACATATCTCCTAACTGAAGCGCATTGTAAGTTGTTTTATCGTTCATAAAACCTCTTGCTTGTGCATAATTTCCTTGGTAAGTTTGGTTTTGCCATTCGTATAAACCTAATACATTGATATTGTGAATACCGAATGTTCTTTTATAATTAAGGCTAAAGTTGGTTAACTTTTCATTTTGTCTTTGGTTATTGATATTAGCAAAACCTTTTTGGTCAATAGCAAAAGCAACTGTAGATTCTATTGGTTGAAAATAACCATATGTCACATTTGTTTTTCTCCAGCTTCCGAACCAGCTTGCACTTAAACCTTTTGCTAAATCCAAATCAGCTTTTAAACTTCCGAATAAATTATCATTTTGAGATTCATTTGTGGTTGTTTGTGCAGCTGCATAAGGATTTAAATATTGGAATACATTTGGATCTGTAAAATAAGTTCCGTCCGTATTATAAACTGGATCTGTTGGTCTAAGCAAATACGCATTTGTAATTAAATTTGATGTATAAGCTGCTGTTCCAATACTTTGAATACTGCTTGTTGTATTGTTAACACCCGTATTTAAATTAAAAGTCAATTTTAATTTATCATCAAATGCCATTTGAGTAGCCTGAATACGACCAATATATTTTTGGTTGCTTGAATTAATTACAACTCCATCTTGCAAAATAGCTGTTAAAGACGCTCTGTAATTGAATTTATCAGTTCCTCCTCCAAAAGATAAAGTATGTGTCTGCGTAATTCCGGTTTGAGTCAAAAGCCCATACCAATCTGTATTAGATCCATGATTTGCCGATGCCGGAACTCCAACACTCTGAGCCGCTGTCCACCATTCGTCAGCACTTAACATGTCTAATTTTTTTGGAATAAAATCTAAAGATGTTGAACCCGTATAATCCATCGTAGTTTTTCCGGCTTTATTCTTTTTTGTCGTAACAATAAGTACACCCGGCGCACCGCGAGAACCGTAAATGGCAGTTGCAGAAGCATCTTTTAAAAGGTCAATACTTTCAATTTCGCTTGGCGGAACCTGATTTAATAAATCCATGTTTCCCTGAATTCCATCTACAACAATTAACGGATCACTTCCTCCAATTAAAGAAGAAATTCCACGAATACGAACACTTGGACCTGAACCCGGTTCACTACCAATTTGAGTAATATTTACACCAGCTGCTTTACCAGAAATCAATTGTAATGGATTTACAATCGCTCCCTGATTCATGTCTTTTGCATTAATAGAAGATACTGCTCCCGTAACATCTTTTTTAATAGTTGTACCGTAACCAACCACTACAATTTCCTGTAAGTCAGTAGCATCCGGAAAAAGCTGAATGTTAATTACATTTTGATTTGCTGTAACTTTTTTCTCTTTATATCCCACAAAAGAAACTACAATTACAGATTGGCTGCTTTCAACAGTAATTTTATATTTTCCGTCAAAATCCGTTACCATTCCGTTTTTAGTTCCTTCTTCAATAACTGAAGCTCCAGGCAAAGGCATTCCGTTTTCATCGGTAATTACACCAGAAACAGTTTGTTTTTGAAATTCAATTACCTGCGTTTTAAGCTCCGGTTTTTTAAGGATAATCTGCGTATCTCTGATTTTAAATTCAGTTGGAGTTCCTTTAAAAATCCTGTCTAAAACCACATATATCGATTGATCTTTTACAGAAATAGAAACTGTGCGATCTAAGTCGATATCGTTCAGTTTATAAATAAATCTGAAATCTGTTTTTTGCTCAATGGTCTCAATAACCTTTTCGATTGTTGAATTGTTTAATTCAAGGGTAACTTTTGTCTTTTGGGCATAAGTATTCCCTCTGATATTAAACATGGCGACCAAAAGAAGTAGAGTTGTTAGTTTCAATTTTAGGTCATTTTGGAACACTCGGTATAAAAACCCAGTATTCTTTGATTTTTTTTTCATAATTTTGTTAATTGATTGTAGTTAATTCGTTATATTCAATCACTTAGTTAATCGGAAATTGTTCGCAGCTCTTTCCGATTTTTTTATTCCTGTAATTTTATTTCTTCATATTTTTTCATTGGTTTAAGTGGTTATTTAATTAGTATTTGATCGTTTTTTATGGTGTAATTAATACCGTGAATGTCGTTGAAATAACTCATCACTTTATCAATAGATTCGTCCTTGAAACTAGCATTGAATTTCTCGTTGGCCAGTTTTTCATTTTTATTTACAATCGTAACATTGTAGCGTCTTTCGAGTTTTGTAATAATGTTTTTAAAAGTCATATTTCTAAAAGTCAGTCCGCCGTCTATCCATGAAGTATAAATATCTGTGATAACCGCTTTTGTCGAAATTTTAGCATTTTCTTTATTGAAACTTCCTTTAAATCCCGGTTTCAGAATCGTATTTTTTAAAGCATCAAATTCTTCGTTTGACTGATACATTCCAACAGAACCTTCAACTAAAACAACATCTGTTGCAGCATCTTCAGGATAATTTGAAACGTTGAAATGTGTTCCTAAAACACGGACATTCAAGTCGTCAGCATTTACAATGAATGGATGTTTTTTATCTTTTGCAACATCAAAAAATGCTTCTCCATCAAGAAATACCTGTCTGTTTTCTCCGGCAATAAATTTTACAGGATATTTTAAAGTTGTTCCTGCGTTTAAGTGAACCATAGTTCCATCTGATAATTGAAGACGGAATTTTTTTCCGTATGGAATTTTAATCGTGTTGTAAACTAGTTTTTCAGGATCTAAGCTGCTTTCATAAGCAATTTTATCTCCGTTTTGATTTCCAACAACATTTCCTTTAGCATCTTTTATTTGTGCCGAATTATGCTCAGATAAAATCTGCGTTTCACCATTTTCTAATTGAAGTACGATGTCAGAACTTTTAAAATCGAATTTTTGTTCCACAACTTTGTTTGAAACATGTTGTTTGTAGAAAAAGCCAATTCCCAATAAAACAACTACAGAAGCGGCAATCGAAATATATTTTCTGAAATTTGATCTTCTTTCAGGCAGTTCAATTACAGTTTCTTCTTCTTTAGAAGCCGATAAAATATTCATGAAAATAATATCAGCAGTTTGTTTATCCATTTTTGGCATTTCCCCCAAAAGACTTTGAATGTCTTCTACCGTTGGGAAATCATCCGTAAGCTGATTTTTTTTATAATAAGCAACTACTTCGTTTACTTCTTCGGGTGTACATTGGTTTAAAACAAACTTTTGTAAAAGACTTTTTATTTCAGAATTTGAATTCATTACGAATTGTTTTTAGGTCGGGTTCTGAATATAATACAGCCGAAAACGTTTTCAGTACTACTCAAACGTTATAAATTTTTAAATTTTAACATTTGGCAAGATTGATTTTAATCTAAGTGGTTGATTATCAATTGTTGTTTTGCGCGCAGATTTTACAGATTTAAGCAGATTTGCGCAGAAATTTTTTTATTTCTTTCGTATTTCAAATGAGGTAAATAAAAAATCTGCTTAAATCTGTAAAATCTGCGTGAAAAAATTAACCATAAAAAAAATCACTTCGAAAAGAAGTGATTTAATTGGTTAAAAATTGGTTTTGGTTAGATAATCTCGTCGTGAACCTGAAAAAAGACCCGCATTGATTCTAATGCTTTGCTCATTTGATTCCTGACAGTATTTATAGAAATGCCGAGTTCCTGACTAATTTCTTCGTAACTCATGCCTTTCTTTCGTGACATTTTAAAAATTTGTTTCCGTTTTGGCGGTAACTGTTTCATTGCCTGTTTTTGCAGTTTTTTGCAGTCTTCCTCGCGAATGGAATAATCTCCGTATTCATGCGATTTTTGACTTTCATAAAAAACGGCTTCTTTCAAAACCAAATCATTGGCGGCTTTATTCAAAGTATTAAAAGCCTGATTTCTGGCAATGGTAAAAATATAGGCTTTAAAAGATTGTTCTGTGTTGAGGTTTTCGCGATGCTGCCAGACTTTCATAAAAACATCCTGAACATTTTCTTCGGCAGCTTCTTTCGATTTTAATAAACTAATACTGTAGCCGTAAATATCCTGATAATACAAATCAAAAAGGGAACGAAATGCTTTTTCGCTGCCATTTTTTAATTCGCTTACCAATAATTTGTCGCTATAGTCTTTGGCTTCCAACATTAAATTAATTAGTTTGTATTTAAATCTAATTATATTACGATACTATCAAAAATCGATACTCTAATGCGTTGAGTGGTTAGCAAATATATAAAAATATTATTCGCAGCAAATAATGCTAAAATAAACTTAATTCGCTTTTTTGTGATTTATTTTGAGTACAATCTCAATAAACACGGCAGTAAAACCCGTTTTATCAAGTTGATAACTTTTTGGCTAATTTTTTAAAAATTAACTATAATGAGGTTTGTTTTTTGAGAATATTCTTATTTTGAAATTAATTGTCTAAAGAATCAAAAACAAAATTTGTAAAAAAAATCCTTTTATCTGTTGAGATAAAAGGATTTAGTTTTTTGAATCTGCGTACAGGAAGATTCGGGGTATTACAAATTATTAGTTTTTCAAATCTTTGATAACTTTAAAAGCA from the Flavobacterium sp. genome contains:
- a CDS encoding SusE domain-containing protein is translated as MKKYINKLILLGSVLFLGSSCDSNAELTTLKSVSFPSEITASSSTLVLTEDTADDQVLLLSWPSVSFPIEAPVTYAIQFDLVGDTGGSNAWQKAKRIEVGSDVLSKTLIGRDLNKIAVDLGLEPNVAGKLVVRVEAAMDRKIYSNPITLTITPYEKSVVFGEIYMPGSYQGWAIETAAPLTAIQKGVYQGYMTVPVGAGPGFKLNTARNWAQFYGAGATNNDLQNMSDTDFVLPGAGSYQIKVNLNTLKWSQTPYAWGIVGPASATADQTAGDPNYGWNHSVPMSYDHVSQTWKITANLLPGALKFRLNDAWTINYGPADPSTNIVNLDNGGAYTIGEAGTYEVTFKIIETDPATTGYPATAVTSIVKK
- a CDS encoding RagB/SusD family nutrient uptake outer membrane protein: MKIKNIVIAGSVCFLALFSCTDVSENVYDKYPADEFYGTPEGADIALANVYAQIPGEFVRENASGVGYAGADNGWYDMNCMSSDEQVIPHRNTGDWQQDFARLHKHEWLPTDFIINNTWNWLYKAVFNANLAVSLLEKSNAETSKIAEAKVLRAFFYYLLIDDYGDVPFFTDNNITVDKIPQSSRKEVYDFIVKELTENVDQLSGTRGGNYYGRFNKWAGYTLLAKVYLNAGVYTGTPKWNEALAACNKVAEGGFTLHSGAADAANPLGSKYYELFGDVLPEDETILSIYATLDVVSRNVYAVRSLYGAHAQALFGYSGWNGTIVPKEFFLKYDANDIRRKQFLFGEQPGGFNYTLDVASLDNPGADPQAGVRNVKFYPAAPRTGGGASNDFPIFRYADVILMMAECNARLGNPGAAKPFIDQIRQRAGLEALDHNPTLDDIYNERGFELNWEGHRRQDMIRFDKFLLANEFRPASPAYRKLFPIPTSALNANLGLKQNPGY
- a CDS encoding TonB-dependent receptor, whose amino-acid sequence is MKLTTLLLLVAMFNIRGNTYAQKTKVTLELNNSTIEKVIETIEQKTDFRFIYKLNDIDLDRTVSISVKDQSIYVVLDRIFKGTPTEFKIRDTQIILKKPELKTQVIEFQKQTVSGVITDENGMPLPGASVIEEGTKNGMVTDFDGKYKITVESSQSVIVVSFVGYKEKKVTANQNVINIQLFPDATDLQEIVVVGYGTTIKKDVTGAVSSINAKDMNQGAIVNPLQLISGKAAGVNITQIGSEPGSGPSVRIRGISSLIGGSDPLIVVDGIQGNMDLLNQVPPSEIESIDLLKDASATAIYGSRGAPGVLIVTTKKNKAGKTTMDYTGSTSLDFIPKKLDMLSADEWWTAAQSVGVPASANHGSNTDWYGLLTQTGITQTHTLSFGGGTDKFNYRASLTAILQDGVVINSSNQKYIGRIQATQMAFDDKLKLTFNLNTGVNNTTSSIQSIGTAAYTSNLITNAYLLRPTDPVYNTDGTYFTDPNVFQYLNPYAAAQTTTNESQNDNLFGSLKADLDLAKGLSASWFGSWRKTNVTYGYFQPIESTVAFAIDQKGFANINNQRQNEKLTNFSLNYKRTFGIHNINVLGLYEWQNQTYQGNYAQARGFMNDKTTYNALQLGDMSNVRPGDITSYKNDRSLVSFLARANYSLLDRYLLTASIRRDGSTVFGANNKWGNFPSASVAWQINKEPFMQNQTLFDELKVRAGYGVTGNQQGLNPQQSIALVGSSGTTYFGGQQIPNYSVSQNANADLKWETKKQTNLGLDFALLDNRLRGTVDVYTSKTENLLFNYVVPQPPFPHDRIMANVGSISNKGIEIALAYDVIKTQNSTLTLAANASFMKNEVLNLSGSINGVPLNTDYVGWGAENSYLVKGKPIGAFYILEHTGKNQNNVETVLDRDGNGIIDQGTRSPDRYYAGSALPTYTFAFNPSYRYKNFDASMLIRGSGGNKVYNSLRSNLSRMENIGKSNILASAVDQGIYTSPYGSDLWLEDGSFIRLENLTAGYSFRFTDKYIDTIRLSLTGNNLFLITDYTGIDPELNVSGSGDSFGGDKGIYPRTRSVAFGLTVKFK
- a CDS encoding FecR domain-containing protein, encoding MNSNSEIKSLLQKFVLNQCTPEEVNEVVAYYKKNQLTDDFPTVEDIQSLLGEMPKMDKQTADIIFMNILSASKEEETVIELPERRSNFRKYISIAASVVVLLGIGFFYKQHVSNKVVEQKFDFKSSDIVLQLENGETQILSEHNSAQIKDAKGNVVGNQNGDKIAYESSLDPEKLVYNTIKIPYGKKFRLQLSDGTMVHLNAGTTLKYPVKFIAGENRQVFLDGEAFFDVAKDKKHPFIVNADDLNVRVLGTHFNVSNYPEDAATDVVLVEGSVGMYQSNEEFDALKNTILKPGFKGSFNKENAKISTKAVITDIYTSWIDGGLTFRNMTFKNIITKLERRYNVTIVNKNEKLANEKFNASFKDESIDKVMSYFNDIHGINYTIKNDQILIK
- a CDS encoding RNA polymerase sigma-70 factor gives rise to the protein MLEAKDYSDKLLVSELKNGSEKAFRSLFDLYYQDIYGYSISLLKSKEAAEENVQDVFMKVWQHRENLNTEQSFKAYIFTIARNQAFNTLNKAANDLVLKEAVFYESQKSHEYGDYSIREEDCKKLQKQAMKQLPPKRKQIFKMSRKKGMSYEEISQELGISINTVRNQMSKALESMRVFFQVHDEII